The Flavobacterium psychrotrophum region CCCACACCAAAATAGGCCTGCATGGCCTTTGGGAGTTCGCCATGCACGGCAGAAATGTTTACCCCGCCTTTTTCAAAAACGTTGCCGCCTTCTATAACACGGGTACGCCCACCGCCGCCCTCGGGGCGTTGCCAAATATCCTCACGGAATTTAGCCTTGCCATCTGCTTCTTCTAATTTAGACGTTATGGTATCCTGTAACTGTTGTATGTATGCGTAAAATGTATCTTTCATTGTCCTTGTCTTAAGCGGTATGCTATTTTATACGTATAAGCACGCCTTTGCGCTTTACAATATTTTTATAATCCCACTGAATTTCCGTTGCCTTTCTAAGCCAGCGATTAAGGTCTTTAATGTTTATCTGGCTCACATGGGTATAGGCTATGGCAGCATCTTTAAACTTTTTACCGTTAAGGTTCAGTAGCTCTTCATCAAACGACTGCCCACTCCAAAACATCAGCCTCATGTTGTTTTTTAGCTTACTGTAACCCACAACAGGGTTGCCATCTAAAAACCAAACCGGGTGCGCATGCCATATCTTGTTTTCGGCACCGGGTAAATTTTCAGTTATGGTTTGTGCTAAAAAATTAGCAATAGCGGTATCTTCAGCAGTTAGCGCATCGTTGTAAGTTTGTATTTCCGGGGTGTATTTCATTTTTTTAAACCTAAGAATTTTAGAGTATTAAACTTTGGTTTTTGTATATAATCTGTTGAAGAGTCAAAGATTTTAACTTCAACTCTTTCTTTGTCTTTTACAACAGTGCCGTACCTGTTTGGCCAGTTTGAAGGAATGCGTTCAAATTTACCAAGTGCCAGCATTTTTTCTAATATTCTTTCTCCATCATGATATAGTTCATATATTTTGAGAGGTAAAGGCCAATATTCCTGCGTAGATAAAATATATCGTGTAAAAAAATACGAGTCAAGTTCGCCAAATTCATTCCCGCACATTATTGATGCTTCTATTTCTTGTTTCGTTTTTTCATTATAAAAACCACAATGAAATCCATGTACATAATATCTCCAACCATTAAATGTACCTGTTACTTTTTTTCCAGACTTCAGCGGGTTGAAAGTTAGCGATGGAAAATCCTTGTGAATTTCTAATTTCAGGCAGCTTGCTAATTCATAAATTAACTTAGTGGCGAGTACCCCATAGTCTATAGCACATTGCTCAAAAAAATCGACATTTTCCTCTATTTCCTTGTAAGAAAGCAGCTTTACGATGCCTATTATTGGTTCAATTCCATGTATTCCAACATTATGATTGGGTAGTTTTTCTTTTAGATTCTTACCTGTAGATTGCCGAAAAGATTCCAAATCAGTATCAAACTGTAAAAGCACTTTATATTCATTGGAATCTGCACATACAGCTTCTTCCGAAGGTAAATCTTCAGGTTTGCTAATGATGTATTTCTTTATCGGTAGTTCCAATTAAAACTATTTAATTTTTGACGTGTATTCTGATTTTAATAACCCGAAATAAAAAATGTCCTCCATTACGCCATCGCCATTTTTAAACTCCTGCTTTAGCACACCCTCCTGTATAAACCCATTTTTTAAGGCCACCTTCTGGCTTGCAAAATTTACCGGCGAGGTACAGATGTACACTTTATTAAGATGCAGCGTATCAAAACAAAAGGCCACCGTTTTTGCAACCAGTATTGATGTAATGCCCTGCCCCTGAGAGTCTTTATCTACAAAGTAACCCAGTTCGCATTTGAGAATATATCTATTGATGTTCTTAACTACAATGTACCCAATCAGCTTTTTGCTTTGTGTATCGCGCAGGTAGAAATAATAGTACTCTCCTTTTTCCTGATTTTCTGCACCCTGTGCAAGAAAGGCAGCCGTACGCTCTAAATTGCTGCACCCTGAAATTGTAACGGGAAACGTATTGACAAGATTTCGCCTGTTTCGCTCTATAAGAGCGAAAAACTCCTCCGGCAGGATCGCATCAATGGTATTTATTTCCCAATTGCTCATGCTATTTTAAGGCGTTGACTTTATTCATAATATCGAAAGAAAACATTTTGCTTTCTGCCTGTATGTAATTGTACAGTGCAACCGCCTTATCCTTTAACGATTCCAGCCCCGCTTTCGCGGAAAGCTTCGCCAGCACATCGGCAAACTGCTCCATATTGGCCCAGTCAAAATGATAGCGCGTTATAAAATCGATCAGCTCGGCAGGCGTTATGCTTTGCAGCGTATTCAGCTCAAGGCCAAGCGTTTTGAGTTGCTGGTTTACCTCGGCTTCTTCCCAATCGGGCACAAAAACCAATGCAATAACTTTTTGCATGGCGCTGTTAATGCGTTCGTTCTCTTCGTCGCGTAATCCTAAGCTTAGTGGCATTTTTTAATTGTTAGTTGTCGGTTGATGGTTGTCAGAAGCTTTTGTCATGCTGACGAAGGAAGCATCTCTGTCGAGATCCTTCGACTCCGCTGCGCTGCGCTCAGGATGACAGGACTTCACAGTGAGTAAATCCGTCAACCGACAACTAACAACCTTTATTTATATTCTTTAACCGCGTCTATAAACGCTTTGGCATGGTCTACCGGAATGTGTGGTAGTATGCCGTGACCTAAATTTACAATATAATTGTCTTTACCAAACTCATCTATCATTTGGTGTACCATTTTTTTAATGGTAGGGATAGGGCTTAGCAATCGGCTTGGGTCAAAGTTACCCTGAAGCGTAATGCGGCCACCACTAAGGTAACGTGCATTGCGCGCAGAGCACGTCCAGTCTACACCAAGTGCAGAAGCCTTACTTTGTGCCATGTCGCCAAGTGCAAACCAACAGCCTTTACCAAACACAATTACATGCGTTTCAGTTGCCAGTGCCTCTACGATCTGGTTGATGTATTTCCATGAAAATTCCTGGTAATCTACCGGGCTTAGCATACCGCCCCAGCTGTCAAATACCTGCACGGCATTTACACCCGCCTTTACTTTTTCTTTAAGGTAAGCAATGGTGGTATCGGTTATTTTTTGAAGCAGTACGTGGGCAGCCTCAGGCTGGCTAAAACAGAAACCCTTAGCAGTATCAAAACTCTTAGAACCTTTACCTTCTACCGCATAGCAGAAAATCGTCCACGGGCTGCCTGCAAAACCTATAAGCGGCACCTCATCGTTAAGCATTTCTTTAGTCAGCTTTATGGCATCCATTACATATCCCAGTGTTTCATGGATATCCGGAACAATAACTTTCTCTACATCCTGCACGGTGCGTATAGGGTTGGGCAAAAATGGCCCAACGCTTTCTTTCATCAGCACCTCAATGCCCATAGCCTGTGGCACCACAAGTATATCACTGAATAATATCGCGGCATCAGGCTTCACAATACGGATGGGCTGCACCGTAATTTCGGCAGCAAGCTCAGGCGTCTGGCAGCGTGTAAAGAAGTCGTATTTATCTCGCAGTGCCCTGAATTCCGGCAGGTAACGCCCTGCCTGACGCATCATCCATACCGGTGGTCGCTCTACGGGTTCGTTACGTAATGCTTTTAAAAAAAGGTCGTTTTTTATGCTCATGTTTTTTCAATTGTACCACAAAGTTTCACAAAGAAGTCGCAAAGATTCGCAAAGTCTTAGAGCCTGTAGTAGTTGTTTTTATTCTTTGTGTTGCTTTGTGCCTTCTTCGCGTGCCTTTGCGAAATATGTCCTTGTTTGCACAATAACATTCTCCACACTTGGCTTATGGGCAATGATAATCTTATTTGTTATACCCTCTAATGCAGCGGCTGTTGTGTTGCCAATGCAAAAGCAGGCTTCATCTGTAATGGTATTTTCCTGCATATAACTCTGCACAGCAGACGGACTAAAAAAGAGTATCCCGTCTACGGGTGTGGTTATCTTTTGCGGTGTAAGCACGGTGTCATACACTTCAACTTCGGTAAAAGCTACTTTGGCATTTATCAATACCTCCGGAAGGATATCCCTGCGAAGGCTGCCGCTGTAAAATGTAAACTGTTTATCTGCGTGGTCTTTAATAATAAATTCAGCCAATGCCTCAGCATCATTCGCCACAGCGATAACTTCAAATCCGTGGCGCTCTATCAGTTCTTTGGTTTTATAGCCTACACAAAATACTTTATTACCAGAGAGCAGCCCGCTTGCTACATGCTTTAAAAAACCCTTAAACCCGTTAGCACTCGTAAAGATAAGATTATCAGCGGTGTCATTAAGTTCAAAAGGCTTGTACTCAATACCTATAAAATCGGCTTCTACCACGGCAAGCCCTGCATTAAGCAGATACAGCTTTTGGTTGGGCTGCAACTTTTTAGTAGAAAGCACGCGGTATGCCATTGTTATTTATTAAGTTGATTACGAATTTCGGCCATTAGTTCAGCACCACCGTTTTGCAACAGTTCTTCGGCACACAGGTTGCCCAGATTATCTGTATCGCCATCAGCGGAGATTACTTTTTCGATGTGCAGTTTCTGCTTCCCGTCGATAGAAAGCAATACACCCTCAAAACGTATTTCATCATCTATAGAGCTTACCAATGCGCCAATGGGAGCGGTACAGCCGCCCTCCAGTTTTTTAAGGAACTGGCGCTCTATGTGTGTGGCAACTTCGGTAGGCTTATGGTTTAGCTTTGCAAGCGCCTCACGGCAAAAGCTGTCGTTTTCCATAGCGACTACCACCATGGCACCCTGAGCGGGTGCGGGTATCATCCAGTCAAGGGTTATATGGTTATGCGGTAACAGGTTAATACGTTCCAGTCCGGCTTTGGCAAACACTGCACCGTTCCACCCGCTTTCTTCGAGCTTTTTAAGCCGGGTGTTTACATTGCCGCGAAGGTATGTTACGGTATGGTGCGGGTAGCGGTTGAGCCACTGCGCCTGGCGGCGGAGTGAGCCTGTAGCAATAATGGCTGCATTGGCATAAAAATCAGGATTGCCTTTGTGCACCAGTATGTCGTCTACATTGGCACGCTCTAAAACAGCGGCCTGCACAATGCCTTTTGGCAATGCGGTAGGTACATCCTTCATGCTGTGCACGGCAATATCTACTTCGCCGCGCAGCATGGCAACGTCGAGTGTTTTAGTAAAAATACCGGTAATGCCCAATTCGTATAGCGGAACGTCCAGTATTAGGTCGCCCGTGCTTTTTACAGCCACGATCTCGGTAGCATAACCCAAATCGTTCAGTTGCTTTTCTACCGTATGAGCCTGCCACAGCGCAAGTTCGCTATCGCGGGTACCAATCCTTATTGTTTTTTGTTCCAAGTTTCAGGTTTAAAGTTGATCCGACTAAGGTTAAGTCGTCTGTGCCTTGTTTTCTATTTTAAAGACTTTTTCTATCCACTCTATGCTTTCATCAACCACGGTATCGCGGTCTTTAAGATGGTTTGCAAAATGAGATGTAATTTTATGAATAATGCGCTGGCTGATGATCTCGGCCTGCTGCTCATCAAAATTACTTATTTTTTTGCGCTGAAAGTCCAGCTCACTATCTTTAATAGAGTTAAGTTTCTCTTTTAATGCATTTATGGTGGGTGCAAACTTGCGGGAATTTGTCCACTCGTTAAATTCCTCGGTTACTTCGCTTATAATTGCCTCAGCTGCCGGAATGTGCTTTTTACGGTTTTCCAGTGTGCTGTCGGTTATTTTACTCAGGTCGTCAAGGTGTATTACGGTAACATTTGGCAGGTCCAATACATTATCGTGTACGTTTTTAGGTATCGAAAGATCAAGTATCAGCAGTGGCTTGTTAAGCGCCAGAATATCTTTATCGATGGTAGGCAGCTGCGCACCGGTAGCAACTACCAGTACATCTGCCTGGGCTACTTCTAGCGGAAGCAGGTCGTAGTCTTTAACCAGCAGGTTAAACTTGCCGGCTACTTTTTCTGCCTTTTCCCTTGTGCGGTTTATAAGCACAATATGGTCGTTCTTGGTATGCTTAACCAGATTTTCGCAGGTATTGCGGCCTATTTTGCCGGTACCAAAAAGCAGTATGCCTTTGTTTTGCACATCGGCAACGTTATCTATAATATACTGCACCGCAGCAAAAGATACCGATGTGGCACCACTGCTCAGTTCGGTTTCATTCTTTACGCGTTTGCTGGCCTGTATTACACTATTTACCAAACGCTCTGTAAACGAATTGACGAGGTTATGGTTCTTGCTTTCTGCAAAGCCATTCTTTATTTGCCCTATAATTTCAAAATCTCCCAGTATCTGGCTGTCCAGCCCTGTACCCACGCGAAAAACGTGTGCCATGGCCTCGTTATTTTTATATATAAAAGCAGCACGCTGAAACTCCTCTACAGAGCCGCGGCTATTTTCTACCATTAATTTTATAAGCTGAAACGGATGCTCTGCAAATCCATAAATTTCGGTACGGTTACAGGTAGATATTACGACAAGGCTTTCTATACCTTCGGCGGCGGCCTGCTCTAAAACAGCAGTCCTGGCAATAGCATCAAGGCTAAACTTTCCCCTTACCTCAGCGTCTGCTTTACGGTAACTGATTCCCACAGCATAAAAAGTAAGATGCCTGTGCATGTTGTGATTTTCCATATACACTTTTCCTAAAAAGTTTAACAAAAGTATAACAAGCCACTTTTAAAAAGTAACGCTACAGGTCCTAATTATAACGCTGTGGGATATTTTGACCCTCTGGCGTTGTTTTTTGCCGAAATACGCTAACTTTGCACTAAAATCAATGCTTTACAAAGTTCTAGTTTAGAAACATTCTAAATAAAAATAAGCAGCTTTGTGTTTTTGGCATTCAAAAAAATACCGCTATGGGTTCTCATGAGGAGATAATGATTGAAGACGGTTTTTATGTACTGAAGTATGAAAACAACAGCGACGAAACCACCCATTTTACAAGGGATGTAGATACCGAACTAATACAATTTCACTTTGGCATTAAAGGCCGTGGCAAGTTTATTTTTAACCAGGGCCGCTATGCGCTGGACATCCGCGAGGAGGTATCGCTCTTTTTGTATAACCCACAAACTAACCTGCCACTACACCTGGAAATTGCCCCGCACAGCTGGGTGATATCGATACTTGTTTCCATAAAAAAATTTCACGGCTTTTTTTCAGAACAGGCAGACCATATTCCGTTTTTAAGCCCAGGTAATATTGACCGTAAATACTATAAAGACGATAAAATAAATCCGTCAATGGCCATTGTACTAAGCCAGCTGTTTCACTTTAACCTGCACCAGAGTATTAAAAAACTCTATTTTAAGGGCAAGGTATATGAGCTGCTGAGCCTGTACTTTAACCGTACGGAAGACCCAAATGCAGAGCAATGCCCATTTTTGATAGATGAGGAAAACGTAATAAAAATACGCAAGGCAAAAGATATTGTAATTGCCAACATGGCTGAGCCGCCGGGACTGGAAGAACTTAGCGAGCAGGTAGGCATAAGCCTTAAAAAGCTTAAAATGGGCTTCCGCCAAATATATGGCGACAGCGTGTACAGCTTTTTGTTTGATTATAAGATGGACTATGCCCGCAAGCTGCTCGACAGCGGATCGTATAACGTAAACGAGGTAGGGCTACGCATAGGCTACAGCACTGCCAGCCACTTTATAGCGGCTTTTAAAAAGAAATTTGGCACTACGCCTAAGAAGTATTTAATGAGTATTAACGAGAAGGTATAGGCACGCATCGTACAACTTGCCATGCGATTTGTCATCCTGAACGCAGCGATAGCGCAGTGAAGGATCTCAAAATAATCGAGATTCCTCCTATCGTCGGAATGACAAAGCACACCAGTAGAAACACACACATAAATTTAGAACTATGTTCCCGATACACAGAAACAGACGACTAAGAACCAATGAATCAATACGCGCCCTGGTGCGCGAAACCGTACTTACCCCAAACGACTTTATGTTTCCTATGTTTATTGCTGAAGGCACTAACGTAGAAATTCCCATTCCATCAATGCCCGGTATTTTTCGCCGCTCGTTAGACCTGACGGTCAAGGAAGTAAAGGAATTATGGAGCCTGGGCATAAAAGCGGTAAACATTTATGTAAAAGTAGACGACAGCCTTAAAGACAATACCGGCAAAGAAGCGTGGAATAAGAACGGGCTGATGCAGCAGGCTATTAAAGCCATAAAAGATGCTGTGCCCGATATGATCGTAATGCCCGATGTGGCACTTGACCCATATTCGATATATGGCCACGACGGTATTATTAAAAATGGTGCTGTTGCTAATGATGAAACCGTAGATGCACTGGTAAAAATGGCGGTATCTCATGCAGAGGCGGGTGCCGATTTTGTTGCTCCCAGTGACATGATGGATGGCCGGGTTATACGCCTGCGCGAAGGGCTGGATGGTTCAGGATTCCACAATGTGGGGATTATGAGCTATGCGGCAAAATATGCCTCTTCATTTTATGGTCCTTTTAGGGATGCCTTAGACAGCGCCCCAAAACAGGCCGGCATAGCAGTACCAAAGGATAAGAAAACCTACCAGATGGACTATGCAAACCGCACCGAAGCCATTCGCGAAGCGATACACGATGTAGAAGAGGGTGCCGATATTGTTATGGTGAAGCCGGGCATTGCTTACCTGGACATTGTACGCGAAGTGAAGAATGCGGTTAACGTACCGGTATCAGTTTACCAGGTATCCGGTGAATACGCCATGGTTAAGGCCGCTGCCGAACGTGGCTGGCTGGATCATGATAAGATAATGCTGGAACAACTGTATTGCATAAAACGCGCAGGAGCCGATATTATCAGTACCTATTTTGCTAAAGAAGCGGCTATATTGCTAAACGAATAACGACTGGAGAGAATTTACCACAAGGGTCACAAAGCTGTATGTAATTATAGTGCTTAAGTTCACATAGCTTTGTGTCCTGCCACTGTGAGGTGGTTTTCATAGTGTACTTAGTGAAAACTTCGTGCTCCTGGTGGTAAAATCAAAAGACAAAATTTCCAGATATTTGTGCTTCTATAACCCAGAGGTATACCTCCCAAATTATATCATGAAAAAACTACTTATCTTAATTACCACACTATCTCTCTTTTCCTGTAAAACTGAGGAAAAGAAAACCGACAACCAATCTTCTGTAACCGTAAATGAAGGCGCCACCGCTAACCTTACACCAGAACAGCAGTTGGGCAAAGAGATATTTGAAGGTAAAGGCAATTGCTATACTTGCCACAAACCCGAAGAAAAAGCCATAGGCCCTGCTATCATGGAAATATCAAAAATCTACAA contains the following coding sequences:
- a CDS encoding c-type cytochrome; amino-acid sequence: MKKLLILITTLSLFSCKTEEKKTDNQSSVTVNEGATANLTPEQQLGKEIFEGKGNCYTCHKPEEKAIGPAIMEISKIYKTRKGDMVTFLKGEGTPIVDPSQYDVMKTNFYITKTFTDEELKAVEAYIYSH
- a CDS encoding DUF1801 domain-containing protein, with amino-acid sequence MKYTPEIQTYNDALTAEDTAIANFLAQTITENLPGAENKIWHAHPVWFLDGNPVVGYSKLKNNMRLMFWSGQSFDEELLNLNGKKFKDAAIAYTHVSQINIKDLNRWLRKATEIQWDYKNIVKRKGVLIRIK
- a CDS encoding helix-turn-helix transcriptional regulator, which gives rise to MGSHEEIMIEDGFYVLKYENNSDETTHFTRDVDTELIQFHFGIKGRGKFIFNQGRYALDIREEVSLFLYNPQTNLPLHLEIAPHSWVISILVSIKKFHGFFSEQADHIPFLSPGNIDRKYYKDDKINPSMAIVLSQLFHFNLHQSIKKLYFKGKVYELLSLYFNRTEDPNAEQCPFLIDEENVIKIRKAKDIVIANMAEPPGLEELSEQVGISLKKLKMGFRQIYGDSVYSFLFDYKMDYARKLLDSGSYNVNEVGLRIGYSTASHFIAAFKKKFGTTPKKYLMSINEKV
- the hemB gene encoding porphobilinogen synthase — protein: MFPIHRNRRLRTNESIRALVRETVLTPNDFMFPMFIAEGTNVEIPIPSMPGIFRRSLDLTVKEVKELWSLGIKAVNIYVKVDDSLKDNTGKEAWNKNGLMQQAIKAIKDAVPDMIVMPDVALDPYSIYGHDGIIKNGAVANDETVDALVKMAVSHAEAGADFVAPSDMMDGRVIRLREGLDGSGFHNVGIMSYAAKYASSFYGPFRDALDSAPKQAGIAVPKDKKTYQMDYANRTEAIREAIHDVEEGADIVMVKPGIAYLDIVREVKNAVNVPVSVYQVSGEYAMVKAAAERGWLDHDKIMLEQLYCIKRAGADIISTYFAKEAAILLNE
- a CDS encoding GNAT family N-acetyltransferase translates to MSNWEINTIDAILPEEFFALIERNRRNLVNTFPVTISGCSNLERTAAFLAQGAENQEKGEYYYFYLRDTQSKKLIGYIVVKNINRYILKCELGYFVDKDSQGQGITSILVAKTVAFCFDTLHLNKVYICTSPVNFASQKVALKNGFIQEGVLKQEFKNGDGVMEDIFYFGLLKSEYTSKIK
- the hemA gene encoding glutamyl-tRNA reductase, which encodes MENHNMHRHLTFYAVGISYRKADAEVRGKFSLDAIARTAVLEQAAAEGIESLVVISTCNRTEIYGFAEHPFQLIKLMVENSRGSVEEFQRAAFIYKNNEAMAHVFRVGTGLDSQILGDFEIIGQIKNGFAESKNHNLVNSFTERLVNSVIQASKRVKNETELSSGATSVSFAAVQYIIDNVADVQNKGILLFGTGKIGRNTCENLVKHTKNDHIVLINRTREKAEKVAGKFNLLVKDYDLLPLEVAQADVLVVATGAQLPTIDKDILALNKPLLILDLSIPKNVHDNVLDLPNVTVIHLDDLSKITDSTLENRKKHIPAAEAIISEVTEEFNEWTNSRKFAPTINALKEKLNSIKDSELDFQRKKISNFDEQQAEIISQRIIHKITSHFANHLKDRDTVVDESIEWIEKVFKIENKAQTT
- the hemC gene encoding hydroxymethylbilane synthase, which encodes MEQKTIRIGTRDSELALWQAHTVEKQLNDLGYATEIVAVKSTGDLILDVPLYELGITGIFTKTLDVAMLRGEVDIAVHSMKDVPTALPKGIVQAAVLERANVDDILVHKGNPDFYANAAIIATGSLRRQAQWLNRYPHHTVTYLRGNVNTRLKKLEESGWNGAVFAKAGLERINLLPHNHITLDWMIPAPAQGAMVVVAMENDSFCREALAKLNHKPTEVATHIERQFLKKLEGGCTAPIGALVSSIDDEIRFEGVLLSIDGKQKLHIEKVISADGDTDNLGNLCAEELLQNGGAELMAEIRNQLNK
- the hemE gene encoding uroporphyrinogen decarboxylase encodes the protein MSIKNDLFLKALRNEPVERPPVWMMRQAGRYLPEFRALRDKYDFFTRCQTPELAAEITVQPIRIVKPDAAILFSDILVVPQAMGIEVLMKESVGPFLPNPIRTVQDVEKVIVPDIHETLGYVMDAIKLTKEMLNDEVPLIGFAGSPWTIFCYAVEGKGSKSFDTAKGFCFSQPEAAHVLLQKITDTTIAYLKEKVKAGVNAVQVFDSWGGMLSPVDYQEFSWKYINQIVEALATETHVIVFGKGCWFALGDMAQSKASALGVDWTCSARNARYLSGGRITLQGNFDPSRLLSPIPTIKKMVHQMIDEFGKDNYIVNLGHGILPHIPVDHAKAFIDAVKEYK
- a CDS encoding DUF6896 domain-containing protein, whose product is MELPIKKYIISKPEDLPSEEAVCADSNEYKVLLQFDTDLESFRQSTGKNLKEKLPNHNVGIHGIEPIIGIVKLLSYKEIEENVDFFEQCAIDYGVLATKLIYELASCLKLEIHKDFPSLTFNPLKSGKKVTGTFNGWRYYVHGFHCGFYNEKTKQEIEASIMCGNEFGELDSYFFTRYILSTQEYWPLPLKIYELYHDGERILEKMLALGKFERIPSNWPNRYGTVVKDKERVEVKIFDSSTDYIQKPKFNTLKFLGLKK
- a CDS encoding uroporphyrinogen-III synthase, producing the protein MAYRVLSTKKLQPNQKLYLLNAGLAVVEADFIGIEYKPFELNDTADNLIFTSANGFKGFLKHVASGLLSGNKVFCVGYKTKELIERHGFEVIAVANDAEALAEFIIKDHADKQFTFYSGSLRRDILPEVLINAKVAFTEVEVYDTVLTPQKITTPVDGILFFSPSAVQSYMQENTITDEACFCIGNTTAAALEGITNKIIIAHKPSVENVIVQTRTYFAKAREEGTKQHKE